Proteins from a single region of Thunnus albacares chromosome 14, fThuAlb1.1, whole genome shotgun sequence:
- the kif11 gene encoding kinesin-like protein KIF11 isoform X2 — translation MASHNLSGFKRDEKGRNIQVVVRCRPFNTMERKSSYGVIDCDSNRKEVLVRTGGVNDKASRKTYTFDMVFGPAAKQIEVYRSVVCPILNEVIMGYNCTVFAYGQTGTGKTFTMEGERSPDEQFTWEEDPLAGIIPRTLHQIFEKLSENGTEFSVKVSLLEIYNEELFDLLSPSEDVNERLQLFDDPRNKRGVVVKGLEEVTVHNKDEVYQILERGAAKRRTASTLMNAYSSRSHSVFSVTIHMKEITLDGEELVKIGKLNLVDLAGSENIGRSGAVDKRAREAGNINQSLLTLGRVITALVEKRPHIPYRESKLTRILQDSLGGRTKTSIIATVSPSSSNLEETLSTLEYASRAKNIMNKPEVNQKLTKRTLIKEYTEEIERLKRDLAAARDKNGVYLSVENYESMMGQLNSGEEQVTEYTDRIAAMEEELKKVSELFVDSKAKLEQCAVDLEEKQQRLEETSRDLQHTKEKLSQEEFICSEFNSAQESLYNTATQLLNTVDASTSDVSGLHSKLDRKKEVEQHNRQIQQGFAERMEGAFSSMQRCVEQQGSKHHDMLSSYTQAIDGLLVKNEAALKGALTTVESFVGGVGQLVGEGVARCQERVKQQSALCLQDKENLLQLLEEHRQDMEEVLVVRTLMGLSAVKELNDTLRATVETQRALADKVEAMKETGVFFSGLVRDLAGLREDTVQSLSSLQVEHDKLEDQIRRAQERHQTGMKQTIQCLQDQLNLLTMETQQDYTDLRSASRTLKKPLQSLQENVSSGCSTVERQASAQADILSSTSSSLASSLRLSADESQQTLEELTGCCSHLHSSVSGLVERDLQWSSRVSKHAETQAQEQLTMMERISTEVETLQKSVEMRCTEQLRAAEKELSGQQQEVKQAVTAVQNQISLNRTVLDQQQSELGDRMRTNQQLVHNFLQDELQEDVPTGTTPQRREFAYPGQVAKSRSRSELLESLRRKQEELQAAMEEEDEEEEEEEEDKRSQDSLEDEPSACNESVATEPSFIDENLVFNESKRLPFFKKKGGKETKIPSRPKVAENEATSTPQKSRLPLRCQN, via the exons gtGTTCGGTCCCGCTGCAAAGCAGATCGAGGTCTACAGAAGCGTCGTCTGTCCCATCCTGAATGAAGTCATCATGGGATACAACTGCACTGTTTTTGC CTACGGTCAGACTGGAACAGGAAAGACGTTCAccatggagggagagaggagtcCAGACGAGCAGTTCACCTGGGAGGAG GACCCTCTGGCCGGCATCATACCCAGAACGCTGCACCAGATCTTCGAGAAGCTGTCTGAGAACGGCACCGAGTTCTCCGTCAAAGTGTCCCTGCTGGAGATCTACAACGAGGAGCTGTTCGACCTGCTCAGCCCCTCCGAGGACGTCAACGAGCGGCTGCAGCTCTTTGACGACCCGAGAAACAAG cgCGGCGTGGTGGTGAAGGGTCTGGAGGAGGTGACGGTTCACAACAAAGACGAAGTTTATCAGATCCTGGAGAGAGGAGCAGCCAAGAGGAGGACGGCGTCCACGCTGATGAACGCCTACTCCAG tcgCTCCCACTCCGTGTTCTCCGTCACCATTCACATGAAGGAAATCACTCTGGATGGAGAGGAGCTGGTGAAGATCGGAAAACTCAACCTG GTGGATCTCGCCGGCAGTGAGAACATCGGCCGTTCAGGTGCGGTGGACAAACGAGCCCGCGAGGCCGGAAACATCAACCAGTCTCTGCTGACGCTGGGCAGAGTGATCACCGCTCTGGTGGAGAAAAGACCTCACATCCCCTACAG AGAGTCCAAGCTGACTCGAATCCTGCAGGACTCGCTGGGAGGACGAACAAAAACCTCCATCATCGCCACCGTGTCGCCTTCCTCCAGCAACCTGGAG GAGACTCTGAGCACACTGGAGTACGCCAGCCGAGCCAAGAACATCATGAACAAACCCGAAGTCAACCAGAAACTCACCAAGAGGACGCTCATCAAG gAATACACGGAGGAGATTGAGCGTCTGAAGCGAGATCTGGCCGCCGCTCGAGACAAGAACGGAGTTTACCTGTCTGTGGAAAACTACGA GAGCATGATGGGTCAGCTCAACTCCGGTGAGGAACAAGTAACCGAGTACACCGACCGGATCGCAGCCATGgaagaggagctgaagaag GTGTCTGAGCTGTTTGTGGACAGTAAAGCCAAACTGGAGCAGTGCGCCGTAGACCTGgaggagaagcagcagag GCTGGAGGAGACGAGCCGAGACCTGCAGCACACCAAAGAGAAGCTGAGTCAGGAGGAGTTTATCTGCTCGGAGTTTAACTCGGCGCAGGAGAGCCTCTACAACACCGCCACACAG ttGCTGAACACAGTGGACGCTAGCACCAGTGACGTGTCGGGTCTCCACAGCAAGCTGGACAGGAAGAAAGAG GTGGAGCAGCACAACAGGCAGATCCAGCAGGGTTTCGCTGAGCGGATGGAGGGAGCGTTCAGCAGCATGCAGCGCTGCGTCGAGCAGCAAGGAAGCAAACACCACGACATGCTGAGCAGCTACACGCAGGCCATCG ACGGTTTGCTCGTGAAGAACGAGGCGGCGTTGAAAGGAGCCCTGACCACCGTGGAGAGCTTTGTGGGCGGCGTCGGGCAGCTGGTCGGGGAGGGCGTGGCTCGCTGTCAGGAGAGAGTGAAGCAGCAGTCGGCCCTGTGTCTGCAAGATAAGGAgaatctgctgcagctgctg GAGGAGCATCGGCAGGACATGGAGGAGGTCCTGGTGGTTCGGACTCTGATGGGTCTGTCGGCTGTTAAGGAGCTCAACGACACTCTGAGAGCCACAGTGGAGACGCAGCGAGCGCTGGCCGACAAG GTGGAGGCGATGAAGGAGACGGGGGTGTTTTTCAGCGGACTGGTCCGGGACCTCGCAGGGCTGCGAGAGGACACGGTGCAGAGCCTGAGCTCCCTGCAGGTCGAACACGACAAGCTGGAGGATCAGATCAGACGGGCGCAGGAGAGACACCAGACG GGTATGAAGCAGACCATCCAGTGCCTGCAGGACCAGCTGAACCTGCTGACCATGGAGACCCAGCAGGACTACACCGATCTGCGCTCTGCCTCCAGAACTCTGAAGAAACCTCTGCAGAGTCTCCAGGAGAACGTCAGCAG cggtTGCAGCACGGTGGAGCGTCAGGCCTCAGCTCAGGCAGAcatcctctcctccacctcctcctccctcgcCTCCTCGCTGCGTCTCAGCGCCGATGAGAGCCAGCAGACTCTGGAGGAGCTGACGGGATGCTGCTCGCACCTCCACAGCTCCGTGTCCG GTCTGGTGGAACGTGACCTCCAGTGGAGCTCCAGAGTCAGCAAACATGCTGAGACTCAAGCCCAGGAACAGCTCACCATGATGGAGAGGATTTCCACTGAGGTTGAGACCCTgcagaag aGCGTGGAGATGCGCTGCACCGAGCAGCTCCGAGCGGCGGAGAAGGAGCTGTCCGGCcagcagcaggaggtgaagCAGGCTGTGACGGCTGTGCAGAACCAGATCTCCCTGAACCGAACTGTCCTGGACCAACAGCAGTCTGAGCTCGGGGACCGCATGCGGACGAATCAGCAGCTGGTCCACAACTTCCTGCAGGATGAGCTGCAGGAGGACGTCCCCACCG GTACGACCCCTCAGCGGCGGGAGTTTGCGTATCCCGGGCAGGTGGCGAAGTCGCGGAGCCGCAGCGAGCTGCTGGAGAGTCTGAGGAGGAAACAGGAGGAGCTGCAGGCTGCcatggaggaagaggatgaggaggaggaggaggaagaggaggacaaacGCAGCCAG GACTCTCTGGAGGACGAGCCGAGCGCCTGTAATGAAAGCGTGGCCACGGAGCCGTCCTTCATCGACGAGAACCTCGTCTTCAACGAGAGCAAACGCCTTCCTTTCTTCAAG
- the kif11 gene encoding kinesin-like protein KIF11 isoform X1, with amino-acid sequence MASHNLSGFKRDEKGRNIQVVVRCRPFNTMERKSSYGVIDCDSNRKEVLVRTGGVNDKASRKTYTFDMVFGPAAKQIEVYRSVVCPILNEVIMGYNCTVFAYGQTGTGKTFTMEGERSPDEQFTWEEDPLAGIIPRTLHQIFEKLSENGTEFSVKVSLLEIYNEELFDLLSPSEDVNERLQLFDDPRNKRGVVVKGLEEVTVHNKDEVYQILERGAAKRRTASTLMNAYSSRSHSVFSVTIHMKEITLDGEELVKIGKLNLVDLAGSENIGRSGAVDKRAREAGNINQSLLTLGRVITALVEKRPHIPYRESKLTRILQDSLGGRTKTSIIATVSPSSSNLEETLSTLEYASRAKNIMNKPEVNQKLTKRTLIKEYTEEIERLKRDLAAARDKNGVYLSVENYESMMGQLNSGEEQVTEYTDRIAAMEEELKKVSELFVDSKAKLEQCAVDLEEKQQRLEETSRDLQHTKEKLSQEEFICSEFNSAQESLYNTATQLLNTVDASTSDVSGLHSKLDRKKEVEQHNRQIQQGFAERMEGAFSSMQRCVEQQGSKHHDMLSSYTQAIDGLLVKNEAALKGALTTVESFVGGVGQLVGEGVARCQERVKQQSALCLQDKENLLQLLEEHRQDMEEVLVVRTLMGLSAVKELNDTLRATVETQRALADKVEAMKETGVFFSGLVRDLAGLREDTVQSLSSLQVEHDKLEDQIRRAQERHQTGMKQTIQCLQDQLNLLTMETQQDYTDLRSASRTLKKPLQSLQENVSSGCSTVERQASAQADILSSTSSSLASSLRLSADESQQTLEELTGCCSHLHSSVSGLVERDLQWSSRVSKHAETQAQEQLTMMERISTEVETLQKSVEMRCTEQLRAAEKELSGQQQEVKQAVTAVQNQISLNRTVLDQQQSELGDRMRTNQQLVHNFLQDELQEDVPTGTTPQRREFAYPGQVAKSRSRSELLESLRRKQEELQAAMEEEDEEEEEEEEDKRSQDSLEDEPSACNESVATEPSFIDENLVFNESKRLPFFKQKKGGKETKIPSRPKVAENEATSTPQKSRLPLRCQN; translated from the exons gtGTTCGGTCCCGCTGCAAAGCAGATCGAGGTCTACAGAAGCGTCGTCTGTCCCATCCTGAATGAAGTCATCATGGGATACAACTGCACTGTTTTTGC CTACGGTCAGACTGGAACAGGAAAGACGTTCAccatggagggagagaggagtcCAGACGAGCAGTTCACCTGGGAGGAG GACCCTCTGGCCGGCATCATACCCAGAACGCTGCACCAGATCTTCGAGAAGCTGTCTGAGAACGGCACCGAGTTCTCCGTCAAAGTGTCCCTGCTGGAGATCTACAACGAGGAGCTGTTCGACCTGCTCAGCCCCTCCGAGGACGTCAACGAGCGGCTGCAGCTCTTTGACGACCCGAGAAACAAG cgCGGCGTGGTGGTGAAGGGTCTGGAGGAGGTGACGGTTCACAACAAAGACGAAGTTTATCAGATCCTGGAGAGAGGAGCAGCCAAGAGGAGGACGGCGTCCACGCTGATGAACGCCTACTCCAG tcgCTCCCACTCCGTGTTCTCCGTCACCATTCACATGAAGGAAATCACTCTGGATGGAGAGGAGCTGGTGAAGATCGGAAAACTCAACCTG GTGGATCTCGCCGGCAGTGAGAACATCGGCCGTTCAGGTGCGGTGGACAAACGAGCCCGCGAGGCCGGAAACATCAACCAGTCTCTGCTGACGCTGGGCAGAGTGATCACCGCTCTGGTGGAGAAAAGACCTCACATCCCCTACAG AGAGTCCAAGCTGACTCGAATCCTGCAGGACTCGCTGGGAGGACGAACAAAAACCTCCATCATCGCCACCGTGTCGCCTTCCTCCAGCAACCTGGAG GAGACTCTGAGCACACTGGAGTACGCCAGCCGAGCCAAGAACATCATGAACAAACCCGAAGTCAACCAGAAACTCACCAAGAGGACGCTCATCAAG gAATACACGGAGGAGATTGAGCGTCTGAAGCGAGATCTGGCCGCCGCTCGAGACAAGAACGGAGTTTACCTGTCTGTGGAAAACTACGA GAGCATGATGGGTCAGCTCAACTCCGGTGAGGAACAAGTAACCGAGTACACCGACCGGATCGCAGCCATGgaagaggagctgaagaag GTGTCTGAGCTGTTTGTGGACAGTAAAGCCAAACTGGAGCAGTGCGCCGTAGACCTGgaggagaagcagcagag GCTGGAGGAGACGAGCCGAGACCTGCAGCACACCAAAGAGAAGCTGAGTCAGGAGGAGTTTATCTGCTCGGAGTTTAACTCGGCGCAGGAGAGCCTCTACAACACCGCCACACAG ttGCTGAACACAGTGGACGCTAGCACCAGTGACGTGTCGGGTCTCCACAGCAAGCTGGACAGGAAGAAAGAG GTGGAGCAGCACAACAGGCAGATCCAGCAGGGTTTCGCTGAGCGGATGGAGGGAGCGTTCAGCAGCATGCAGCGCTGCGTCGAGCAGCAAGGAAGCAAACACCACGACATGCTGAGCAGCTACACGCAGGCCATCG ACGGTTTGCTCGTGAAGAACGAGGCGGCGTTGAAAGGAGCCCTGACCACCGTGGAGAGCTTTGTGGGCGGCGTCGGGCAGCTGGTCGGGGAGGGCGTGGCTCGCTGTCAGGAGAGAGTGAAGCAGCAGTCGGCCCTGTGTCTGCAAGATAAGGAgaatctgctgcagctgctg GAGGAGCATCGGCAGGACATGGAGGAGGTCCTGGTGGTTCGGACTCTGATGGGTCTGTCGGCTGTTAAGGAGCTCAACGACACTCTGAGAGCCACAGTGGAGACGCAGCGAGCGCTGGCCGACAAG GTGGAGGCGATGAAGGAGACGGGGGTGTTTTTCAGCGGACTGGTCCGGGACCTCGCAGGGCTGCGAGAGGACACGGTGCAGAGCCTGAGCTCCCTGCAGGTCGAACACGACAAGCTGGAGGATCAGATCAGACGGGCGCAGGAGAGACACCAGACG GGTATGAAGCAGACCATCCAGTGCCTGCAGGACCAGCTGAACCTGCTGACCATGGAGACCCAGCAGGACTACACCGATCTGCGCTCTGCCTCCAGAACTCTGAAGAAACCTCTGCAGAGTCTCCAGGAGAACGTCAGCAG cggtTGCAGCACGGTGGAGCGTCAGGCCTCAGCTCAGGCAGAcatcctctcctccacctcctcctccctcgcCTCCTCGCTGCGTCTCAGCGCCGATGAGAGCCAGCAGACTCTGGAGGAGCTGACGGGATGCTGCTCGCACCTCCACAGCTCCGTGTCCG GTCTGGTGGAACGTGACCTCCAGTGGAGCTCCAGAGTCAGCAAACATGCTGAGACTCAAGCCCAGGAACAGCTCACCATGATGGAGAGGATTTCCACTGAGGTTGAGACCCTgcagaag aGCGTGGAGATGCGCTGCACCGAGCAGCTCCGAGCGGCGGAGAAGGAGCTGTCCGGCcagcagcaggaggtgaagCAGGCTGTGACGGCTGTGCAGAACCAGATCTCCCTGAACCGAACTGTCCTGGACCAACAGCAGTCTGAGCTCGGGGACCGCATGCGGACGAATCAGCAGCTGGTCCACAACTTCCTGCAGGATGAGCTGCAGGAGGACGTCCCCACCG GTACGACCCCTCAGCGGCGGGAGTTTGCGTATCCCGGGCAGGTGGCGAAGTCGCGGAGCCGCAGCGAGCTGCTGGAGAGTCTGAGGAGGAAACAGGAGGAGCTGCAGGCTGCcatggaggaagaggatgaggaggaggaggaggaagaggaggacaaacGCAGCCAG GACTCTCTGGAGGACGAGCCGAGCGCCTGTAATGAAAGCGTGGCCACGGAGCCGTCCTTCATCGACGAGAACCTCGTCTTCAACGAGAGCAAACGCCTTCCTTTCTTCAAG